The Ferrimicrobium sp. DNA window AAAAGTTGGATGAAGCTTGGCTTGTTGGCTGGTGGCATGTCATTGGTGGCAGCTGCCTGCGGTAGCACGAGCTCTGGCGCCGCGGCCTCTGGTTCGTCGGCGTCCCAGGTTGCGGCCAATTATGCGAGTTATGCGTTGCACACCGGTGATACGTATTCTTGGGTCTTGCCGATCCCGAATGAAGCCAACTACGAACCTTGGGATCAGAACGCTGAGTATGGTATGTACCGGCCCCTATACGTGGCGGGCAATGGTGCGTCGCCAGTGATCAACTACGCCGATAGTATTGGGCAACAGCCGGTGTATTCCAATGGTGATAAGACGGTTACGGTCACACTCAACGCGTGGAAGTGGTCCGATGGGAGTGCGGTCACGGCGAGGGACGTCCAATTCTTCTATAATTTGTATGTTGCGAATAAATCTCAGATTGCTACCTACGTACCAGGTAACTTCCCCGATAATGTTGCGAGTTTTCATGTGGATTCGCCGACACAGTTCACCTTGACCCTCAAGAGTGCGGTCAACCCGTTGTGGTTTACGGATAACGAGTTGACCGATGTTGTCCCGCTCCCGCAGCAGGTGTGGGATCGCGAGTCTGCGGGAGGGAAGGTGGGCAACTATGACCTTACCCCTGCGGGGGCGAAAGCTGTTTTCAAGTTCCTCTACGCGCAGTCGTCGAAGCTCTCCACCTATGCCACCAATCCCTTGTGGCAGGTGGTCGATGGTCCATGGAAGTTGCAATCCTATGATCCGACGACGGCGCGTACCGTCTTCGAGCGCAACAATGCCTTCACCGGTCCTGATAAGCCGAAACTGTCTGGTTACGTGTTAGAGAGTTTCTCTTCACAGACCGCCGAGGTCGATGCCTTGCGTAATGGCAGCCTTGACTATGGGTACCTGCCGCTGAGTGATGTCAAGTTGTCCTCGACGTTCAAGGCGGATGGGTATACGATTGCGCCGTGGGCAACGGACTATGTCCAGTGGGCAGAGTTGGGTTATACAAGTAAGACCTGGGGCCCGTTAGTCAAGCAGCTCTACATTCGACAGGCACTCCAGCATGTGATCAATGAGCCCCTCTACCTGAGCGCGACACTCCACGGTGATGGGCAGTTGACCTATGGTCCGGTCCCGAATCTGCCAGGATCACCCTACGTGTCGCCGCAAGAGAAGACGGATCCAGATCCTTACTCGGTGAGCGCGGCGAAGGCGTTGTTGACCGCACACGGTTGGACCACTGGCTCCAATGGCGTGATGGTGTGTTCAGACCCTGGCACCGGTGCGACGCAATGTGGAGCAGGTATTGCCAAGAGCGAGCCACTGAGTTTGAAGTTTATGTATCAGACTGGTACACCGACCCTTCAAGCCCAGGTAGAGGCCTTCGCTACGGCGGCAAAGTCGGCCGGGATGGACTTGGTTTTGGATCCGCAGTCGCAGTCGACCATGTTTTCTATCGGCGGAGTTTGCCCGTCTTCTGGTCCGTGCAACTGGGGTATCATCCTCTATCGGACTTTCCTATGGAACTACGGCCAAGGCGATGTATTGCCAACCGGTGGGCAGATGTTCGGTGCTGGCAATTACTGGGGTGGAGGGTATAGTTCTTCGACGGCGCAGACCCTCATCAACGACACCCATACGCAGGCCGGTCTCCAACCGCTGTTTAACTACGAGAACTATATCTCGACACATGTCGCAGCGCTCTGGTTCCCGACCTGGGACTGGCAAGTGTCGGTTGTTTCGAATCACCTCCATGGATGGGATCCACAGCAGGTCTTTGGCGATCCGGTTCCTTCGCGGTGGTATTTCTAAGGTCGGGAGTCTTCGTTTGCGCAAGTGACGGTAAAGAGGTGCTCGAGCTTGGGGGTACGCGCTCGACGTGGAGGTGGGCAGTTCTAACCCAGCCGTGAGGAGTACGGCGCTTACGCGAGTTGTGGGAGATGGACACCCAGGGTGTGCGGTGCGGCAGTGACGGCGATGTTCGGGCTGCTTCCCCTGGGCTCGGATGGATCGGTCGGCTGATGCTGGAGGAGGCTATCGTGCCCACCCAAACCTAGGCTCGTGGTACTTGGCGCGGGGTTACGCGTGCTCTATCGGCTGCACGATAAGTTTCAGATCCTACTGGTTGGACCACGTACCGATAGTTTGGCCAAACAAACCCTTCCCGAGGTGGCGTTGAGTGGCAAGCCGGTCGCGCACGCGCGGTTACCCCTCGCGCCCATTGCCAGACGGACGCAGGCACAGTGGATCCAGGCTAGCGCAACGAGTATCGATCCAGAGGCTCAGCTGGCCCAATTGGACAGTCATGGGACGATCAGCTATGACTTCTTGGTGATCGCAGTTGGCGCTGTCAAAGACTACTCGGCGATTGAGGGTTTAGAGGAGTTTGGTTACTCGGTCTGTGATGACGATCACGCACCGCGACTATGGGATGCGCTCTCCGCCTTCAAGGGTGGTCCGATTGTTGTGGGGGCAGCGTTGAGCACTTGGGGAACCAAGGTGGCGGTACCTGACCTGAAGACACCGTGCGAAGGTCCAATTGGTGAGGTGATCTTCATGGCCGGCTATGAGCTGCGATCGCGAAAGATCGCACATACGATCTCGGCTTTCACCCCTGGTGATGTCTTCTTCGACGACGTTGGTGAGAACGTTCATGCAAGCATCGGTCCTTTGCTTGGGGCAGCGGGGGTTGAGGTCTTGACGGCCAAAAATGTCAGCCGAGTTGCCAAGGGATCGGTAACGTTTACGGATGGCACGGAGTTGGAGTCCGAGTTAACCGTGGTGATCCCCCCTGTACCGGGGCCCACGGGTCATCATCGACTCAGGGCTGGGGGATGAGGTTTGGTTTGCTCCCGTCAATGAGCAGATGCAGATCTCTGACTACCCAAACGTCGTTGTGGCTGGCGATGTGAGTGCGCTCTCCATGCCCAAACTGGGGTATATCGCCGTATACCAGGCGGATATCGCCGTCGCAGGATTAGAGAGCATGAGGGGTGATTCGGTGGCGATACCGCCGTATCGACCAGAGGTTTTTTGTATCATGAATCGCGGTGGAAGCGATGCGACCGTGATTCTCTCTGATACGATCCATGGCGGAGGGCGCGATATCGCCAAAAGTTGACCCCTGGCACACTTCATGAAGTGGAGTTTCGATGCTTGGGGTTATCACACGCATGGTCATCTTCCACCCGACCTGCTGCAAGAGGCGTTGGAGACGTTCCTTTCATAGATGCCCCCGCGAACCGCTTGAACCAGGTGTCGTGGTCGGTCTCAAACGGCGGGGTATGATCCGCTAAGGTCCAGGGATCGAAGTACACCTATCTCGAGTTCAACCTTTGCTGTGCGGCGAGGTAGCAGAGGTAGGAGTCACCGTGACGGTAGGGAAGCCACCTCGAGTCAGCGATTGCGCATCGACCATGCCGCACGAGAGTAGTCACAGTGGGGCGATCGTGCCTTCTCGTTTGCGGCTGTGGAAAGGCCCTATCGAAGCGTGTGGGGTGGAAGAATTTGTTGATGTGGCTAGTCAGCGGGGGTTTGCAGGGGCTCCTTGGTCCCTTTGAGGCGGAAGAAGAGAATGGCGGCAACCAACAGAGAGAGCGCCCCAGCGATAAAGGCCCAACGTGGAGAGAAGTCTTGAGAGAGAAAACCTACCGTGGGCGCTCCAATCGGCGTGCTGCCGAGAAAGCCCAACGTGTAGAGGGCCATCACGCGTCCTCGCATCTCGAAGCGAGAGTTCATCTGGAGGGTGGCATTGGTGAGCGCGTTGAAACCGATGGAGAGGGCGCCCAAGCCCATGAGGGCAAGGCCAGCCAGCCAGATGCTCGGAGCTAGCGCCACAAGTACCATGAGCAGAGCGAATCCCACTGAGATCACGGTCATGAGACGTGGGCCAGCTGGACGCCGGAGTGAGGCGGCAACAATACTACCAAAGATTGCTCCAACCCCAAAGAGCGACATGAAGTCGCCGAGCAGTTGGGCATGTCCGTGGAAGGTCGTCTCAGCTAGCAATGGGATGGTTACCGGAAAGTTATAGGCGAAGATGCCGGCGATCATGATCGCTACCAAGGTGCTGAGAAGGATCGGACGATTGCGCACGTAGCGCAAGCCAGCACGGATCTGACCCGGTTCACGCAGTACGGTTCCCTGCACGAAGAATTCACCCGGTTTCATCAGGACAAGCGCGAGCAGGATCGCCAGGAAGGAAATCGCGTTTAAGAGAAAGCCCCAGCTGAGGCCCAGGCTCGCGATCGCTATGCCGACCACGGCTGGCCCGATGGCGCGTGCAAGATTAAAACTGGCAGCGTTGAGCGTGACCGCATTCTGCAGGTTGTCGTGCCCCACCAGCTCCTGGACAAAGCTTTGCCGGGCTGGGGTATCGATGGCGTTGATGAGCCCCAAGATGAGAGAGAAGATAAAGACGAGAAGGATGTTGATCTGGTGTTGTGCGACGAGATAGAAGAGAATGAAGGCCACTAGCATGAATAGCGTTTGGGTGACCATGATGAGGTGTTGACGGTTGCGCCGGTCAACGATGATGCCGGCTTGAGCACCGAAGAGCAGGATGGGGAGGAATTGCGCGGCTGTCACCAGTCCGAGCAGCGACCCGCTCTTGCTCAAGGTGAGCACGAGGTAGGCGATGGAAATCGACTGCATCCAACTGCCGGTGTTGGAGATGAACTGACCGATGGTGAAGAGCCGAAAATTCCGTACTCCGAGAGAGTGAAAAGTATCTCGCCGCCACCGTGCCAGTGCGTTGAACTTCATGACAGGTAGCTCGTTTTCGGTCCAATCTTCTGCTTCAGATACTTCTTAAGTATACCAGTGAGTTGGAGTAGGGGATGGTTCGGGCCCACGCGTTTCGGGTGTGGACACGAGCACTCTGACGTATGGCCTGACGCATGGCCTTGGTTGGCGTGGCGATTGGGGGAATGTTCGGGGCCGGAGATGGGTGGAACCTTCCGCGGAAGAGGTTGGTACGGGCTCGCACAGGGCGCACCTCGCAAGGTCGTCCACGCAAGATCGTATCAGTTGGCCTTGGTTGCCACTCGCACTTACTGCACTCTGACCCGTGGATCGACGACACCGTAAAGAATGTCGACGATGAGGTTGCCCAAGACCGTCATCACGGCGATGACGAGTACGATCCCCAGGAGCACTGGGAAGTCGCGAGTCTGGGCTGAATTCCAAAACAGAAGACCGGCGCCGGGGTAGTTGAAGAGTGCCTCCACGATGAGAGATCCAGAGATGGTGTAGGGCAATGAGAGGCCGAGGAGGGTCAACGTTGAGTTTAAGGAGTTGCGTAAGACATGCCGGAGGAGGATCGTCCGATTGCGCGCACCCTTTGACCTGGCCGTTCTGACGTAATCTTCCAGCAAGTTGTCGATGACCGAAGAGCGCATGTATCGGCTGAAATAACTCACGTTGGCCAAACAGAGGGTGATGATTGGGAGGGCGAGATCGGTGGCGTCGATGGTGAGGCTTCCCCCAAAATTCGAGGCGGTGGACGGGAAGACCGGTAGCCAGATATTGAGGATGACGATGAGTACCACGCCTAGGAGGAAAGTGGGCATCGAGTACATGATGAGCATGGTACCGCTTAAGGCATGATCGTCGGCGCGATTGCGCCGGTAGCCTTGCCAAAGTCCCATGGGTATCGCGATGGCGACCGCGAAGAGGAGCGATATCGCCACGAGGAAAAAGGTGCGGGGAACGTACATAGCGAGCAAGGTAGAGACGTTTTCACTGAGCTTATAGGAGTAGCCAAAGTTCCCCCGGAGCGCATTCCAAGCCCAGGTAAGGTACTGGACCGGAAGCGGTCGTAGGAGCCCTTCTTGCACTTCGAGTGCATGGACCTGGATAGGGCTGGCCTTCTGGCCGAGTTGGGCCCGTACGAGGCCTCCGGGCAGCAGATGCAAAATGATGAAGACGATAATGGAGACTGCGATGATGGTGATGATGGCCTGGCCGCAGCGTCGGAGGACGTATCGGATCATGCGCACTCCTCCCGTCGTTTCATTGAACACCCGCTGGTTTGCTCAGCTGTCAGTGTTGGTCGTCTTGTTGGTGAGGAGTGAGGAGGTAGCATCGGGGTCCTTAGCGCTGTGCCAGTCGTGATTCCACGACATCTCGTAACGCGTCTCCAAGAACA harbors:
- a CDS encoding ABC transporter substrate-binding protein — encoded protein: MKSWMKLGLLAGGMSLVAAACGSTSSGAAASGSSASQVAANYASYALHTGDTYSWVLPIPNEANYEPWDQNAEYGMYRPLYVAGNGASPVINYADSIGQQPVYSNGDKTVTVTLNAWKWSDGSAVTARDVQFFYNLYVANKSQIATYVPGNFPDNVASFHVDSPTQFTLTLKSAVNPLWFTDNELTDVVPLPQQVWDRESAGGKVGNYDLTPAGAKAVFKFLYAQSSKLSTYATNPLWQVVDGPWKLQSYDPTTARTVFERNNAFTGPDKPKLSGYVLESFSSQTAEVDALRNGSLDYGYLPLSDVKLSSTFKADGYTIAPWATDYVQWAELGYTSKTWGPLVKQLYIRQALQHVINEPLYLSATLHGDGQLTYGPVPNLPGSPYVSPQEKTDPDPYSVSAAKALLTAHGWTTGSNGVMVCSDPGTGATQCGAGIAKSEPLSLKFMYQTGTPTLQAQVEAFATAAKSAGMDLVLDPQSQSTMFSIGGVCPSSGPCNWGIILYRTFLWNYGQGDVLPTGGQMFGAGNYWGGGYSSSTAQTLINDTHTQAGLQPLFNYENYISTHVAALWFPTWDWQVSVVSNHLHGWDPQQVFGDPVPSRWYF
- a CDS encoding FAD-dependent oxidoreductase, with translation MVLGAGLRVLYRLHDKFQILLVGPRTDSLAKQTLPEVALSGKPVAHARLPLAPIARRTQAQWIQASATSIDPEAQLAQLDSHGTISYDFLVIAVGAVKDYSAIEGLEEFGYSVCDDDHAPRLWDALSAFKGGPIVVGAALSTWGTKVAVPDLKTPCEGPIGEVIFMAGYELRSRKIAHTISAFTPGDVFFDDVGENVHASIGPLLGAAGVEVLTAKNVSRVAKGSVTFTDGTELESELTVVIPPVPGPTGHHRLRAGG
- a CDS encoding MFS transporter, which translates into the protein MKFNALARWRRDTFHSLGVRNFRLFTIGQFISNTGSWMQSISIAYLVLTLSKSGSLLGLVTAAQFLPILLFGAQAGIIVDRRNRQHLIMVTQTLFMLVAFILFYLVAQHQINILLVFIFSLILGLINAIDTPARQSFVQELVGHDNLQNAVTLNAASFNLARAIGPAVVGIAIASLGLSWGFLLNAISFLAILLALVLMKPGEFFVQGTVLREPGQIRAGLRYVRNRPILLSTLVAIMIAGIFAYNFPVTIPLLAETTFHGHAQLLGDFMSLFGVGAIFGSIVAASLRRPAGPRLMTVISVGFALLMVLVALAPSIWLAGLALMGLGALSIGFNALTNATLQMNSRFEMRGRVMALYTLGFLGSTPIGAPTVGFLSQDFSPRWAFIAGALSLLVAAILFFRLKGTKEPLQTPAD
- a CDS encoding ABC transporter permease, whose amino-acid sequence is MIRYVLRRCGQAIITIIAVSIIVFIILHLLPGGLVRAQLGQKASPIQVHALEVQEGLLRPLPVQYLTWAWNALRGNFGYSYKLSENVSTLLAMYVPRTFFLVAISLLFAVAIAIPMGLWQGYRRNRADDHALSGTMLIMYSMPTFLLGVVLIVILNIWLPVFPSTASNFGGSLTIDATDLALPIITLCLANVSYFSRYMRSSVIDNLLEDYVRTARSKGARNRTILLRHVLRNSLNSTLTLLGLSLPYTISGSLIVEALFNYPGAGLLFWNSAQTRDFPVLLGIVLVIAVMTVLGNLIVDILYGVVDPRVRVQ